Proteins encoded within one genomic window of Prochlorococcus marinus str. MIT 9515:
- the fusA gene encoding elongation factor G, which translates to MARDFPLERVRNIGIAAHIDAGKTTTTERILFYSGVVHKIGEVHDGAAVTDWMDQERERGITITAAAISTSWQDHRINIIDTPGHVDFTIEVERSMRVLDGVIAVFCAVGGVQPQSETVWRQADRYSVPRMVFVNKMDRTGADFLKVNKQIKERLKANAFPIQLPIGAEGDLTGIIDLVSNKAYLYKNDLGTDIEEAPIPDEMKDEALEWRSKLMESVAENDEELIEIFLDKGELTEDQLKKGIREGVLKHGLVPVLCGSAFKNKGVQLVLDAVVDYLPAPVDVKPIQGVLPNGKEDIRPSDDNAPFSALAFKVMSDPYGKLTFVRMYSGVLSKGSYVMNSTKDAKERISRLVILKADEREEVDELRAGDLGAVLGLKNTTTGDTLCTTDDPIVLETLFIPEPVISVAVEPKTKGDMEKLSKALQALSEEDPTFRVSTDQETNQTVIAGMGELHLEILVDRMLREFKVEANIGAPQVSYRETIRSSSRGEGKYARQTGGKGQYGHVVIEMEPAEVGKGFEFVNKIVGGTVPKEYIGPASNGMKETCESGVLAGYPLIDVKVTLVDGSFHDVDSSEMAFKIAGSMAFKDGVKKCNPVLLEPMMKVEVESPDDFLGSVIGDLSSRRGQVEGQSVDDGLSKVQAKVPLAEMFGYATQLRSMTQGRGIFSMEFANYEEVPRNVAEAIISKNQGNS; encoded by the coding sequence TTGGCACGCGACTTTCCCCTTGAACGAGTAAGGAATATAGGTATAGCCGCTCATATTGATGCTGGTAAAACAACTACTACTGAAAGAATACTTTTTTATTCAGGGGTTGTTCACAAAATCGGAGAAGTACATGATGGTGCTGCAGTAACGGATTGGATGGACCAAGAAAGAGAAAGAGGGATTACCATCACAGCTGCTGCAATCTCTACAAGTTGGCAGGATCATAGAATTAATATCATTGATACTCCAGGTCACGTTGACTTCACAATTGAAGTAGAAAGATCAATGAGAGTTTTAGATGGTGTCATAGCTGTATTTTGTGCTGTTGGAGGAGTTCAGCCACAATCAGAGACTGTATGGAGACAAGCTGATAGATATTCTGTTCCAAGGATGGTCTTCGTCAATAAAATGGACAGAACAGGAGCAGACTTTTTAAAAGTTAATAAACAAATTAAAGAGCGCCTCAAAGCAAATGCTTTCCCTATTCAGCTACCGATTGGTGCTGAGGGTGATCTTACAGGAATTATCGATTTAGTTAGTAACAAGGCTTACTTATACAAAAATGATTTAGGGACTGATATTGAGGAGGCTCCAATACCAGATGAGATGAAAGATGAGGCATTGGAGTGGAGAAGTAAGCTAATGGAAAGTGTCGCAGAAAATGACGAAGAATTAATTGAAATATTTTTGGATAAAGGAGAATTAACTGAAGATCAATTAAAAAAAGGCATTAGAGAAGGAGTTCTTAAGCATGGTTTAGTTCCCGTTTTATGTGGATCAGCCTTTAAAAATAAAGGGGTTCAATTAGTTCTTGATGCAGTAGTTGATTATTTGCCAGCTCCAGTTGATGTAAAGCCAATTCAAGGGGTTTTACCAAATGGTAAAGAAGATATCAGACCCTCAGATGATAATGCGCCTTTCAGTGCATTAGCTTTTAAAGTAATGTCAGATCCTTACGGAAAACTAACTTTTGTAAGAATGTATTCAGGAGTGCTTTCAAAAGGTAGTTATGTTATGAATTCAACTAAGGATGCTAAGGAGAGAATCTCTAGATTAGTAATCTTAAAAGCTGATGAAAGGGAAGAAGTTGATGAATTAAGAGCAGGTGATTTAGGGGCTGTTTTAGGCTTGAAAAACACAACAACTGGTGACACATTATGTACTACGGATGATCCAATAGTTCTAGAAACTTTATTTATTCCTGAACCAGTTATTTCAGTTGCTGTTGAACCTAAAACTAAAGGAGATATGGAAAAGCTCTCAAAAGCTTTACAAGCCTTATCAGAGGAAGATCCAACCTTCAGGGTTAGCACAGATCAAGAGACGAATCAGACCGTTATAGCTGGTATGGGTGAATTACATTTGGAAATACTTGTAGATAGAATGTTAAGAGAGTTTAAAGTTGAGGCAAATATCGGTGCTCCTCAAGTCTCGTATAGAGAAACAATCAGATCTAGTTCTAGGGGTGAAGGTAAGTATGCAAGACAAACAGGAGGTAAGGGGCAGTATGGACACGTAGTTATTGAAATGGAACCTGCTGAAGTTGGTAAAGGTTTTGAATTTGTTAACAAAATTGTTGGTGGAACAGTTCCAAAAGAATATATTGGACCAGCTTCAAATGGGATGAAAGAAACCTGTGAATCAGGCGTTCTTGCCGGTTATCCGCTGATTGATGTAAAAGTAACACTAGTCGATGGTTCGTTCCACGATGTAGACTCTTCTGAAATGGCCTTCAAAATTGCAGGTTCCATGGCTTTTAAAGATGGGGTTAAAAAATGCAATCCTGTCCTATTAGAGCCTATGATGAAAGTTGAGGTCGAAAGTCCTGATGATTTTCTTGGATCTGTAATTGGTGACCTCTCCTCAAGGAGAGGTCAAGTCGAAGGACAATCTGTCGATGATGGATTGTCTAAAGTACAGGCCAAAGTGCCTTTAGCCGAAATGTTCGGTTATGCCACTCAACTCCGATCAATGACACAAGGTCGGGGTATATTTTCAATGGAGTTCGCAAATTATGAGGAAGTTCCTCGTAATGTTGCTGAAGCTATCATTTCCAAGAATCAGGGCAACTCCTGA